Proteins from a genomic interval of Papaver somniferum cultivar HN1 chromosome 4, ASM357369v1, whole genome shotgun sequence:
- the LOC113276560 gene encoding U3 small nucleolar ribonucleoprotein protein IMP4-like, with product MLRRNIRMRREYLYRKNLEGKERQLYENKRKINKALEEGKPIPTELRNEEPELRRQIDLEDVNTEIPRSHIDDEYANANQRDPKILITTSRSPSAPLTQFAKELKIVFPNAQRMNRGGQVISEIIETCRAHDFSDVVLVHEHRGVPDGIIVCHLPLGPTAYFGLHNVVTRHDIKDKKSVGTMSEAYPHIILDNFSSKLGERTANILKHLFPVPKPDSKRIITLSNQSDYISFRHHVYDKPGGPKSIELKEVGPRFELRLYQIKLGTVDQSEAPTEFVIRPYMNTAKKQKILGD from the exons ATGCTTCGCAGAAATATTAGAATGAGGCGAGAATACTTGTACAGAAAAAACTTGGAAGGGAAGGAACGTCAGTTATATGAGAACAAGCGAAAAATTAATAAAGCTCTAGAAG AGGGTAAACCGATACCCACAGAGCTGAGAAACGAAGAGCCAGAGTTGCGTCGACAAATAGATCTCGAGGATGTAAACACAGAAA TACCCAGGTCTCATATAGATGACGAGTATGCAAATGCTAATCAAAGGGATCCGAAGATTTTGATAACAACGTCACGTAGTCCAAGTGCCCCTCTAACTCAGTTTGCCAAG GAGTTGAAGATTGTTTTCCCTAATGCTCAGCGAATGAATCGTGGTGGTCAG GTCATCTCTGAAATTATTGAAACTTGCCGGGCACATGATTTTTCCGATGTTGTGTTGGTTCATGAACATCGTGGTGTCCCAGATGGTATAATTGTTTGCCATTTACCACTGGGTCCAACTGCATACTTTGGATTACACAATGTG GTGACAAGACATGATATTAAGGACAAAAAGTCTGTTGGAACAATGTCCGAAGCTTATCCTCATATAATTCTTGACAACTTCAGTAGCAAG CTAGGTGAAAGGACAGCCAATATCTTGAAGCATCTCTTTCCGGTGCCAAAACCAGATTCAAAGCGCATCATAACCCTTTCTAATCAGTCTGATTACATCTCATTCAG GCATCATGTCTATGACAAACCTGGTGGCCCTAAGTCAATTGAATTAAAGGAAGTTGGTCCGCGTTTTGAATTAAGGCTTTACCAG ATCAAATTAGGAACAGTTGATCAGAGTGAAGCCCCGACTGAGTTTGTTATCCGGCCGTACATGAACACtgcta